Proteins encoded within one genomic window of Candidatus Berkiella cookevillensis:
- a CDS encoding arginase, with protein sequence MTERKIALLGAQMGWGAQKHETEWGSAQLQAQKLDHALRAQGLNIQSFSQIKALQPYSANEPALEINAKLKYIIDFNERLAYSLAQMMATDVFPVVIGGDHSIAMGTWSGVVDALDAYEDFALIWVDAHLDAHTPDTSLSQAIHGMPVAHLLGFGERKLAELLDARPKIKPEHFIYFGIRSFEQAEIDLVRSLGIRIYDIKEINAKGFETLFKEVIERLSKQVSHFGLTIDLDAFDPSDAPGVGSPEKNGLFKKDVLPALKGLAKNTKLAAVEIAEFNPTLDEQNKTQLLIHEILIEIFK encoded by the coding sequence ATGACTGAGAGAAAAATAGCGCTGCTTGGTGCCCAAATGGGATGGGGCGCGCAGAAACATGAGACAGAATGGGGGTCAGCGCAGCTACAAGCACAAAAATTAGATCATGCATTGCGCGCACAAGGCTTGAATATACAGTCGTTTAGTCAGATTAAAGCGTTGCAGCCATACAGCGCAAATGAGCCAGCCTTAGAAATAAATGCTAAGCTAAAGTATATTATTGATTTCAATGAACGCTTGGCATATAGCCTTGCGCAGATGATGGCTACCGATGTTTTTCCCGTTGTAATCGGGGGCGATCATTCTATTGCCATGGGTACATGGAGCGGTGTGGTTGATGCCTTGGACGCATATGAGGATTTTGCTTTGATTTGGGTGGATGCACATCTAGATGCACACACACCTGATACTTCCCTTTCTCAGGCGATTCATGGTATGCCGGTTGCACATTTGCTTGGCTTTGGCGAGCGAAAATTAGCTGAGCTTTTAGATGCACGCCCTAAAATAAAACCTGAGCATTTTATTTATTTTGGTATTAGAAGCTTTGAACAAGCAGAAATAGATCTTGTTCGTTCTTTAGGGATACGCATCTATGATATAAAGGAAATAAATGCCAAGGGATTTGAGACGTTGTTTAAAGAAGTCATAGAGCGTCTATCAAAGCAAGTATCGCATTTTGGTTTGACGATTGATTTGGATGCTTTTGATCCAAGCGATGCGCCCGGTGTTGGCAGTCCAGAAAAAAATGGCTTATTCAAAAAAGATGTATTGCCGGCCTTAAAGGGGTTGGCAAAAAATACTAAATTAGCGGCTGTAGAAATAGCAGAATTTAACCCTACATTGGATGAGCAAAATAAAACACAGCTGCTGATACATGAAATTCTCATAGAAATTTTTAAATAA
- a CDS encoding EamA family transporter: MTLFLAYCLLAIGQAAIGVNVVAGKFLIDDGVPIHVYLCGRFMASTVLMMILMYLLKESLLVKERNISHLSKRDWFFLSMQALTGGFLFNVLFYWGIQYTTAISAGIISSALPAIMALCAFFFLGEKLNKAKYLGIMLAMVGILVINLDNTNHSTHVTGSFLGDFVILISMVPEALYSIFNKFTNQKVTPLGGATVVNFMIFLMLLPLGAYEFVSNDLSGIVLSSWVLLLLTGFASMFFFWFWSRGLLHVPASSAAIFTSVLPVSTTVMAWAFLHEQFGLYDAIGMCLVLFSIAIGTGWLSGLLSKKNNRAIS, from the coding sequence GTGACACTATTTTTAGCCTATTGTTTATTGGCAATTGGGCAAGCGGCAATAGGCGTCAATGTTGTTGCTGGTAAGTTTCTCATCGATGATGGTGTGCCCATACACGTCTATCTCTGTGGCCGATTCATGGCCAGCACTGTCTTAATGATGATTTTAATGTATCTCTTAAAAGAATCCTTGCTTGTTAAAGAGCGTAATATTAGCCATTTATCCAAAAGAGACTGGTTTTTCTTGAGTATGCAAGCTTTGACCGGAGGTTTCTTATTTAATGTTTTATTTTATTGGGGCATTCAATATACCACTGCTATTTCAGCAGGCATTATTAGTAGTGCTTTGCCGGCAATCATGGCGCTATGCGCTTTTTTCTTTTTAGGAGAAAAGCTTAACAAAGCCAAATATCTAGGTATTATGTTGGCAATGGTAGGTATTTTGGTTATTAATCTTGATAATACCAATCATTCTACTCATGTCACTGGTAGCTTTTTGGGTGATTTTGTGATTTTAATTTCTATGGTGCCAGAAGCATTGTATTCAATTTTTAATAAATTCACGAATCAAAAAGTGACACCCTTAGGTGGTGCTACAGTCGTTAATTTTATGATCTTTCTTATGTTGCTTCCCCTTGGTGCTTATGAGTTTGTGAGCAATGATTTAAGTGGCATTGTTTTGAGTAGCTGGGTTTTGCTACTGTTAACGGGTTTTGCGAGTATGTTTTTCTTTTGGTTTTGGTCGCGTGGTTTGTTGCATGTGCCTGCAAGTTCTGCCGCTATCTTTACCAGTGTCTTACCTGTTTCAACAACAGTGATGGCATGGGCATTTTTGCACGAACAATTTGGTTTGTATGATGCTATTGGGATGTGTTTGGTATTATTTTCGATTGCAATTGGTACGGGCTGGCTGTCAGGTTTATTGAGCAAGAAAAATAATCGAGCGATATCTTAA
- the rocD gene encoding ornithine--oxo-acid transaminase → MDTNAFIELEKKVGAHNYAPLPVVLERGKGVWLWDIEGKKYLDLMSAYSAVSFGHCHPRIVAAMTGQINALCVTSRAFHNNRLMPFLEKLCHVAHLDMALPMNSGAEAVETAIKAARKWGYEKKGIPDNKAEIIVAEQNFHGRTTTITGFSSEPSYKKHFGPFTPGFVKIPFADMTALKKAITANTCAVLFEPIQGESGIHLGQQGWLTECRKICDENNVLMILDEIQSGLGRTGKMFAFEHEAVQPDGVIVGKALGGGVLAVSAFVAKRSVMDVYTPGIHGSTFGGNALAARVGLEALNILEDEHLLERSRDLGEVLMTALKKIKSPLIHDIRGKGLWVGVEIAAKVPASKVCYELMKKGVLTKEAHDTVIRFAPPLIIEKADILWGIEQFEAALAALSSH, encoded by the coding sequence ATGGATACAAACGCATTTATTGAACTAGAAAAAAAAGTGGGCGCACATAATTATGCGCCACTTCCCGTTGTGCTTGAGCGTGGTAAAGGTGTTTGGTTATGGGATATTGAGGGTAAAAAATATCTTGATCTCATGTCTGCTTATTCAGCTGTGAGTTTTGGTCATTGTCATCCTCGCATTGTTGCGGCAATGACGGGACAAATCAACGCATTGTGTGTGACTTCACGCGCCTTCCATAACAATAGGCTGATGCCATTTTTAGAAAAACTATGTCATGTTGCACATTTAGATATGGCGCTGCCAATGAACTCTGGGGCTGAGGCTGTTGAAACCGCTATCAAAGCAGCACGCAAATGGGGTTATGAAAAGAAAGGCATTCCTGATAACAAAGCTGAAATTATTGTCGCGGAACAAAATTTCCATGGCAGAACCACAACCATTACAGGTTTTTCTTCTGAGCCTTCTTATAAAAAACATTTTGGCCCCTTTACACCTGGTTTTGTGAAAATTCCTTTTGCAGATATGACTGCTTTGAAAAAAGCAATTACAGCCAATACCTGCGCAGTATTATTTGAGCCGATTCAGGGAGAATCTGGTATTCATTTGGGGCAGCAAGGTTGGCTGACAGAATGTAGAAAGATTTGTGATGAAAACAATGTGCTGATGATTTTAGATGAAATTCAATCTGGTTTAGGGCGAACGGGCAAGATGTTTGCTTTTGAGCATGAAGCAGTGCAACCGGATGGTGTGATTGTTGGTAAGGCATTAGGCGGCGGTGTATTAGCGGTCTCTGCCTTTGTGGCAAAGCGTTCTGTGATGGATGTATATACGCCAGGCATACATGGCTCAACTTTTGGGGGCAATGCGCTTGCAGCAAGAGTGGGTTTAGAAGCGCTTAATATTTTGGAAGATGAGCATCTTTTAGAGAGGAGTCGTGATTTGGGTGAGGTATTGATGACTGCACTTAAAAAAATCAAAAGCCCCTTGATTCATGATATTCGTGGCAAAGGCTTATGGGTGGGCGTAGAAATAGCGGCGAAAGTTCCTGCCTCTAAAGTCTGTTATGAATTAATGAAAAAAGGGGTATTGACCAAAGAGGCACATGATACCGTGATACGTTTTGCGCCACCATTGATCATTGAAAAAGCAGATATTTTATGGGGCATAGAACAGTTTGAAGCCGCTTTGGCTGCTTTAAGCAGTCATTAA